The Impatiens glandulifera chromosome 3, dImpGla2.1, whole genome shotgun sequence genome contains a region encoding:
- the LOC124931597 gene encoding AT-hook motif nuclear-localized protein 23-like has product MAGLDLGTANRYFHHQLLNRPELHLQTQPDINNNNNGDESHFPPTVEESGQQQGSGDSVIRRPRGRPPGSKNKEKPPLIITRESANTLRAHILEIADGRDIFDCITSYSRRRQRGICVLSGSGSVTNVKLRQPSTAGGAGGGSVVALNGRFEILSLSGSFLPPPAPPGATSLTVYLAVGQGQVVGGNVVGELTAAGPVILMTSSFTNVAYERLPLDEEQEAAAEAAAVSGGGGGSVVNNGGTTSFPGDPSSGLPFFNLPMNYHPSTNSQMPPEVDQGNWARNSSGRRPF; this is encoded by the exons ATGGCTGGGTTGGATTTAGGCACTGCGAACCGTTACTTTCATCATCAATTACTGAACCGGCCGGAGTTGCATCTCCAAACCCAACCGGATATTAATAACAACAACAACGGAGACGAATCACACTTTCCTCCTACGGTAGAAGAATCCGGTCAACAACAGGGTTCTGGAGACTCGGTGATCCGTCGACCGAGGGGTCGGCCGCCCGGTTCAAAGAACAAGGAAAAACCCCCATTAATCATCACTAGAGAGAGCGCAAATACATTAAGAGCCCACATACTCGAGATCGCCGACGGTCGTGACATCTTTGACTGCATCACGTCCTATTCCCGACGCAGGCAACGCGGGATCTGCGTTCTAAGTGGTAGTGGATCGGTCACGAACGTCAAACTCCGGCAACCGTCCACCGCCGGAGGAGCAGGAGGAGGATCGGTGGTGGCACTAAATGGTAGGTTTGAGATCTTATCACTTTCTGGGTCTTTCTTACCGCCGCCGGCGCCGCCTGGAGCCACCAGTCTTACCGTCTACTTAGCTGTCGGCCAAGGCCAG gtggTCGGTGGGAATGTAGTGGGGGAGCTGACGGCGGCTGGACCGGTAATATTGATGACGTCGTCGTTTACTAACGTGGCCTATGAGAGGCTACCGCTAGATGAGGAGCAAGAGGCGGCGGCAGAGGCGGCGGCAGTttcaggaggaggaggaggatcgGTAGTGAACAATGGTGGGACGACGTCGTTTCCGGGTGACCCATCGTCCGGGCTTCCGTTCTTCAATTTACCGATGAACTATCATCCTTCTACTAACAGTCAGATGCCGCCGGAAGTTGATCAGGGCAACTGGGCCAGGAATTCTTCCGGCCGTCGACCATTTTAA